A section of the Apodemus sylvaticus chromosome 10, mApoSyl1.1, whole genome shotgun sequence genome encodes:
- the Prss27 gene encoding serine protease 27, which yields MRQPHTAALLLLPLLLTSGIEGARALRACGHPKMFNRMVGGEDALEGEWPWQVSIQRNGVHFCGGSLIAPMWVLTAAHCFSNTSDISIYQVLLGALKLQQPGPRALYVPVKRVKSNPQYQGMASSADVALVELQEPVTFTSYILPVCLPDPSVVFESGMNCWVTGWGSPSEQDRLPNPRILQKLAVPIIDTPKCNLLYSKDVESDFQLKTIKDDMLCAGFAEGKKDACKGDSGGPLVCLVDQAWVQAGVISWGEGCARRNRPGVYIRVTSHHEWIHQIIPELQFQGKAGSQQQQRDPRGQQRLAEESSAPCLAAHALVLALGALLLLVL from the exons ATGAGGCAGCCCCACACtgctgccctgctgctgctgccgctgctgctgacATCTG GGATTGAAGGGGCCAGGGCTCTGAGAG CCTGTGGGCATCCAAAGATGTTCAACCGGATGGTGGGCGGGGAGGATGCCTTGGAAGGCGAGTGGCCTTGGCAGGTCAGCATCCAGCGCAATGGAGTCCACTTCTGCGGGGGCAGTCTCATCGCACCGATGTGGGTCCTCACCGCTGCACACTGCTTCTCCAA CACTTCAGACATATCCATATACCAGGTCCTGCTGGGAGCCCTGAAGCTGCAGCAGCCGGGACCACGCGCCTTGTACGTTCCCGTGAAGCGGGTGAAAAGCAACCCTCAGTACCAAGGCATGGCCTCCAGTGCCGACGTGGCTCTGGTGGAGCTGCAGGAGCCTGTGACCTTCACCAGTTACATCCTTCCAGTGTGCCTGCCTGATCCCTCGGTCGTCTTTGAGTCGGGCATGAACTGCTGGGTCACTGGCTGGGGCAGCCCCAGTGAACAAG ACCGACTGCCCAACCCACGGATCCTGCAGAAACTTGCTGTGCCTATCATTGACACGCCCAAGTGCAACCTGCTGTACAGCAAAGATGTCGAGTCTGACTTCCAGCTCAAAACCATCAAGGATGACATGCTCTGTGCAGGCTTTGCAGAGGGCAAGAAGGACGCCTGCAAG GGTGACTCTGGAGGCCCACTGGTGTGCCTTGTGGACCAGGCATGGGTGCAGGCTGGGGTGATCAGCTGGGGAGAGGGCTGTGCCCGTCGGAATCGCCCAGGTGTCTACATCCGTGTGACTTCTCATCACGAGTGGATCCACCAAATCATCCCAGAACTGCAGTTTCAGGGGAAGGCTGGCAGCCAGCAGCAGCAAAGAGACCCCCGAGGTCAGCAGCGCCTGGCGGAGGAGAGCTCCGCCCCCTGCCTGGCTGCTCATGCCCTGGTGCTGGCCCTGGGAGCACTGCTGCTCCTGGTCCTCTGA